The Rhizobium favelukesii DNA segment TAGGGCCGAGGGTCGACGATCGGCTCATCGCCGGTGACGATATCGGCAATCAGGTGACCTGCGCCGGGACCGATGCCGAAGCCGTGACCGCTGAAGCCGGCGGCTAACACGAAGCCGGGAACGGTCGCTATTTCGCCGATCCCCGGCACTCCATCGGGGGTACTGTCGACATAGCCTGCCCAGGTGGCAGCGATCTTGGTGTTCTTCAAAGCCGGCAATAGTTCCAGTGCGCGCAAATGGGTGGTGCGAATGGTCTGCTTATCGATGGCCGGATCGAGGATGCGCATGCGCTCCATCGGCGTGGGTGCGTCCAGCCGCCAGCGTGCCAGTGTCTCATGCCCTGAGCGAATTCCCTGCAATCCACCCGGTGCCAGGCTGCGCCAGCGCCGGACGAACATGGGCAGGAACTGGGGCGCAAAGCGCAGCTGTTGCGGCGTCAGATCGACGCGCCCGCCGCCGCTGATTGCCAGGGTGTAGCCGCCGTCGCTGCGACGGGTGACAGAAACGGCCGTCGTGTGTAGCGCATCGGGCAGGCCAGTGGCGCCGGGCGAGACCGAAAGGATCGAAGAGCGGATAGAGGCCTGCGGAAAGCGGATGCCAAGCTGGTGGCAGAAGGAGGACGCCCAGGCACCGCCGGCAAGCACCGCGATTTTGGTGCGAATGGTGCCGTGTTCGGTGACAACGCCGCAGACGCGGCCGCCCTCCGTCTCGATACCGCGGGCGGCGCAGGATTGGTGGACTGTTCCTCCGAGCTTGAGGGCCGCGGCCGCGACGGCGGGCGCTGCGGACGCCGGATCGGCGGTGCCGTCGGTCGGCGAAAAGACTCCACCCTTCCAAGGCTTGCCGGTCGCGCGGCCGCGCTCCGTCGCTTCGACACTGTCGAGCATATGGGTGGTGACGCCGGCGGTGCGGGCAAAGTCGCGCCACCGCGCCCAGCCGGCCAGTTCTTCGTCACTGTTGCTCAAATAGAAAAGCCCGCAGCGGCGAAAGCCCGTATCCTCTCCTGTTTCGGCGGCGAAGCTCTCCCATAGATCGAGGCTCTTTGTTGCCATCGGAAGTTCGCGAGCGTCGCGGTTTTGCTGGCGACACCAGCCCCAGTTGCGGCTCGATTGTTCTGCGCCGATCCGACCTTTTTCAACGAGCGCTACCGTCAATCCGCGCCTCGCCAAATAATAGGCTGCAAAGACGCCGACGATGCCGCCACCGATGATCACCGCGTCCGCTTGAGCGGGCAACTGCGGAGTGGTCGCGACAAATTTCAGCGGTGCAGGCATGGCATGGTCTCCGTTTCGCACGCAGTCTAGCGGTTTCTCCGCTGCAGCGTTGCCGGACTGTCGCCGATGGCAGCAGAAAATTCTGTCTTCCCGGAGCTGCTCGGGCCTTTGTGCTTCGGCGCAAGAGGCAAAATGAAATCGACACATCCGACCTTTGTGCTAGGTTCGGCGCAATGTGTTTCGCAGCATAATCTGCTGTGCGATTGGCCAAGACAGAGAATTCGAAGAGGTGCCGCATGAAGCTCGACAGGATCGACATCAAGATTCTCTACGAACTACAAAAGAACGGACGCATCACCAACGTCGAACTTGCGGAGCTTGTTGCTCTGTCGCCGAGCCCCTGCCTGATGCGGGTGAAAAAGCTGCAGTCGGAGGGTTATATCGGAGGCTATTCTGCGCAGATCAATGTCGGCAAACTGGGCCAGACGCTCACTGTATTCACGGAGATCACACTGAAAAACCACCGGCAGATAGACTTTGCCCGGTTTCTCGCCGCGATCGAGAAGGTTGACAATGTGATCGAGTGCCACCTCGTATCTGGCGGGTACGACTATCTGCTGAAATTCGTGACTGCCGGTATTGGCGAATACCAAACCATCATGGAACGCCTGACTGACATGGATGTCGGCATCGACAAATATTTCAGCTTCGTCGTTCTAAAGTCGCCGATCGTAAAAGCCCACATGCCACTGACCAGCCTGTTTCCGATGTAAGGCTGTGTCGTTTTGAACATGACGCGCAGGCGCTTTAGCGCCGGCAATAGGCCCGAACCAACTCGGCATCCTGTTGAAGACCGTCAAGCCAGGTGGGGTCGAGCTTCGGCACCGACGAGAACAGCAATTGCGAATAGGGGTGCTGCGGCGTCTTGACCTTGGCCGGCATGATTTCCTCGACCTTTCTGCCGCCATACATCACAACGATCTCGTCGCAGATCGCCTCGACCACGGACAAGTCGTGACTGATAAAAATGTAGGAGAGTCCGAGGTCGCGTTGCAAGTCCTTGAGGAGGTCGATGACGGCGGCGGCGACAACCGTATCGAGTGCCGAGGTGATCTCGTCACAGAGGATCAACTTCGGGTCAGCGGCCAATGCGCGGGCAAAGTTCACGCGCTGCTTCTGGCCGCCGGAAAGCTCACCCGGGCGCCGGTGGCGCAGATTGCGCGGTAGGCGCACCATATCGAGCAACTCGTCGATGCGGGCGCTGCGCGCCTTTCTGTCCATGCGGTGGTAGAAGACAAGGGGCCGGTCCAGGATATCCTCGACCGACTTTGCCGGATTGAGCGCGGTGTCAGCATATTGAAAGACGATTTGCATCTGGCGCAGCTGGTCGCGTGAGCGCTCGCGTGCGCTGCGAGAGAGTTCCTTGCCGTCGAAGACGATCTTGCCGACGGCGGCCGGCAAGATGCCGGCTATGGCGCGGGCGAGCGTCGACTTTCCGCAACCGGATTCCCCGATGATGCCAAGGTTGCGACCTTTCTCCACCTTGAGGCTCACATGCTCCACAGCCCGCACGAGCGGCAGCCCGTCGGTCTGGCGCTGACCATAACCGGCGACCAGGTCTTCGATCTTCAGAAGCGGAGCAGGCGAAGTCGGTGCGGCGGCGACAGGCCCGCGCGACTTTGGCTCGAAGGCGGCGAGCAGTTCGCGCGTGTAGGGATGCTTTGCTTCGTTGAGGATCTCTTCGGTGGTGCCGGTCTCCTTCGCCTCGCCACCTTTCAAAACGACGATGCGATCGGCAATCTGGGCGACGACAGCAAGATCATGCGAGACATAGACGCCTGCGATCCCGCCCTTCTTCATGACTGCCTTGAAGGCGCGCAGAACCTCGATCTGCGTGGTAACGTCGAGTGCGGTGGTCGGTTCGTCGAAGATGACGAGCTTGGGGTCGCCGATCAGGGCCATGGCAGCCGCAAGCCGCTGCAACTGTCCGCCGGAGACTTGATGCGGATAACGGCTGCCGATCGTATCCGGCTCGGGCAGGGACAGCGCCCGGAAGAGCTCGACGGCGCGCGTGCGGGCCTCGTCGGGCGACATCAGCCCATGGATGCGGGTGACCTCGATGACCTGGTCCATGATGGTGGTTGCCGGGTTGAAGGCGGCGGCCGCCGATTGCGGTACGTAAGCGACCTCGGTGCCGCGTACCTTGGCGCGCTGCTTTTCCGAAAGTGCGACCATGTTCTTGCCGGCGACCGATACAATGCCGCCGGAAATGCGGCAGCCTGGGCGGGCGTGACCCATCAACGTCAATGCGATCGTCGTCTTTCCCGAACCGCTTTCCCCAATCAGGGCGACTATCTCGCCCTTCGCGACGGCCAGGCTAACGCCCTTGATGATTTCGACGTGGCGCCCGGAATCGGTGGTTGCTTCGACCTTCAGGTCACAGATTTCTACAAGGTTGGTCATCACTCGCTCCGATCGCGGATCTTGTGCGGCAGGTTATCGATCAGGAGGTTCACGCTGATCGTGAGGCTGGCGATCGCAAGCGAGGGGAACATAACGGCCGGTGCTCCAAAAGGCAGACCGCCGATGTTCTCGCGCACAAGTGCACCCCAGTCGGCATAAGGCGGCTGAACACCGAGGCCGAGGAACGAGAGCCCGGAGAGCAGGAGAACGATGAAAACGAAGCGAAGCCCCAGATCTGCGAGCACCGGCCCAACGATGTTGGGTAGGATCTCGGATCGAATGAGATAGAGGGTGTTCTCCCCGCGGATGCGCGCGACAGTGATGAAGTCCATCGCGTTAATGTTGACGGCAAGTGCGCGAGCGAAGCGATAGGAACCGGGAATGTAGATGACCGACAGCGTCAAGATCAGCACCGGGATCGAGGAGCCGACGGCCGCGACGACCACAAGGCCGAACAGCTTGCTTGGGATCGAATTCAGCGCGTCGAGGACACGGCTCAAGATCGTATCAATCCAGCCTCCGGTGACGGCGGCGATCATGCCAAGAACCACGCCACTGAAACAGGCAATCGTCACGGCTGCGAGCGAGATACCGACGGTATAGCGTGCGCCCATCAGGATTCGCGAGACCATGTCGCGGCCGAGATAGTCCGAGCCCAGCCAAAGATCACGGCTCATCGGACCGAAATAATCGACATCAACGATCTCACCGACCGGGTAGGGGATTATAAGCGGTGCAAAGATTGCAACGAGCGCCCAGGACAGGATGATCGCAAGGCCGATCATGCCCACGATGTTGAAGCGATAGCCAAACCGGATTCCGGATTTCCGCAGGGGTGTCGAAGTGCTTGAAGGCGTCATTGTCATCGGAGCCTCGGATTGGAAAGAATGGCGATGATGTCGGCAGCCGTGATCAGGATCAGGTAGCCGAGGCAGAAGATCATCGCGCAGCTTTGGATCAGCGGCAGGTCGCGGGTGGCAACAGCATCGACCATGAGCTTGGCAATCCCTGGATAGTTGAAGATCGTCTCAACGATGATGACGCCGCCCAGCAGATATGAGAGCGAGAGCGCAACGGCATTGACGATCGGCCCGAGCGCATTGGGCAAGGCATGACGGAAGACGATGCGCGGCCGGGAGGCGCCCTTGAGTAGCGCCATCTCGACGTAAGGCGTATTGAGCGTCTCGATGACTGCGGCGCGCGTCATCCGGATCATCTGCGCCGAAACGACGAATGTGAGCGTGATCACCGGCATTGCATAGACACGTAGCATATCGCTCAAGCTATGGATCTCGTTGGCGAAGGACAGCGCCGGCAGCCACTTTAGATAGACGGCGAAGATCAGCACGGCGGAGGTCGCGACCATGAATTCCGGCACGGAGATCACCCCGATTGTCAAAATGGTGACAATCCGGTCATAGAGCGAGCCGCGAAGCATGGCAGCCGTGATTCCGAGCGAAAGGGCGATCGGGACCGAGAACAAGGCGGTCACGCCGGCAAGCTTCATGGTGTTGATGAAACGTCCGGCAATAAGCTTGGCAACCGGCATCTCATTGGCATAGGAGGTCCCGAGATCGCCATGCAACAAGCCGACAATCCAGCGCAGGAAACGGAAGAGCGCCGGCTCGTCGAGGTGCATTGCGTTGCGCAGACCTGCAACGGCCTCGGGTGTGGCGGCCTGGCCGAGAAGGATCGTTGCCGTGTCTCCCGGCAGCAGTGTCGTCGCGAAGAAGACGGCGAAGGAGACGATCAACAATGTGACCACGGCGATGAGCAGTCTCCCCAGGACAAGGGATAGGACGGGGTTGTTCACGCGCGTTCCCTTTCAACGTTCGACATCGTTTTCCGCATCGGAAAAAAGCCCGGGGCTACAGCAGTGCGGCTGCAGCCCCGTGGCCGGTTGCGTCGTCAGGCTTCCAGCCAGACGTATTCCGCAAAGGCATAGCCCATCTGGCCACCAAGCGGGTTCGCTTCGAGGCCCTTGAGTTTGGCAGTCGTGGCATCGACGTTCGAAATATAGGCCGGAATGATCGTGCCAGCTTCTTCGGCGACCATGACTTGCATTTCGTTGTAGATGGCCTTTCGTTTGTTCTGGTCGAGCGAGCCGCGCGCTTCGATCAGCATCGTGTCGAACTTCTCCGACTTGTATTGGCTCTCATTCCACGGCGCTTCTGAAGCGTAGAGCAGCGAGAACAGGATGTCCGGTGTCGGGCGCGGGTTGATATTGCCGAAATGGACGGGTGCCTTCAGCCAATAATTGTCCCAATAACCGTCGGATGGAACGCGCTGGACGTCAAGCTTCATGCCGATTTCGGCACCGGCGGCCTGGATGATCATCGCCATGTCGATTGACGACGTCGCCGCGTCGGAGGCGATCACCGGGACCGACTGACCAAGAACGCCGGCCTTTTCGAAATGGAACTTGGCTTTTTCGGGATCGAATGCGCGCGCCTTCAGATCTGCATTGCGATAGAAATTCGCGGGGGAAACCGGCTGGTCGTTGCCGACCTCACCCAAGCCCCGAAGCGCCGACTTGACGATCTGCTCGCGGTTGACGAGATACTTCATGCCTTCGATGAAGTCTCGCTTGCTGCCGGGCTCCATGTCGAGTCGCATGTTGAGATTGGTGTAGTTGCCAGACGTCGTCTTCGACAGGACGAAAGCGTCTGCCTGTGTCTCGACCAAACGCATCGAGCGGGGATTGATCGAGGCGGCAAGATGAATGTCGCCCGAAAGCAGTGCGTTGACGCGGGCATTGTCGTCGCTGATGGCGAAGTATTCGAACGAATCGACGTTCGGGCCGGATTTCCAGTAGTTCTTGTTCTTGATCCCGACCGACCGCACGCCGGGTTCGAAGACCTCCTTGACGAAGGCGCCCGTACCGTTCGCCTTCGAGAAGTCCGTCGTACCGTCGGCGACGATCATGAAGTGGTGCATCGACAGAATGGTCGGTAGGTCGGCGTTCGGATTTGCGAGCGTGATCTCGACGGTCTGTTTGTCGACTGCCTTGAAGCCCGTCATTTGGGCGGCGATCTTGGCGACCTTCGAACCGACGGCCGGGTCGAGATGGCGCTTCAGCGAAAAGACGACGTCGTCGGCCGTCAGCGGCTTGCCGTCGTGGAAAGTAACGCCCTTCTTAAGCTTGACGGTCCAGGTTTTTGCATCCTTGGACTCGATTGTTTCGGCAAGCTCCATTTGCGGGACGCCGTTCTGGTCGAGGAAGGTGAGGCGATTGTAAAAGGAGCAGCAACGGACATAGTCAGTCGAGAGCGATGCCTTGGCCGGGTCGAGCGTATCGGCCGTCGAAGACGACCATCCCGCCGCCTTCAGCGCGCCGCCGGAAACGGGTGTGGCGGCGAGCGCCTGCGAGGCGCGAGAGAGGATGAGGCCCCCCGCCGACATCGCCACACCGCCGGCCAGCATCATGTGGAGTAATTCTCGACGCGTCGCGCCACGGCGAATGGCGTTTTCGACCCTTGTGTCGTCGGATGTGGTCCAGTTGGTAATCTTGTCGTTCATAGCATTCCCCTTTTCGTGGTTGGTTGGCGCGTCTTCGTCTTTCCGCAAAGTTCAGGCCAGGTTCTTTAAGATTCTCATTCAGCCCCGCGCGGCGGCCACTGCATTGGCGAGGCCCTTCAAGGATGTGAAGTGATAGTCGGGCTCGGTGAATTTGGCCGGCTCGATGGTGCCGCCATAGCCTTTCTGTCCGTGGCGGCGCTCAATCCAACAATTGCTCATCCCCAGCTCCCGCGAAATCCCAATGTCGTGGTACTGGCTTTGGGCGACATGCAGGATCTCGTCTTTTGAACTTCCTTCGGCCGCGACGAAGTCGAAAACCTTCTCGAAGAAGACGGGGTCGGGCTTTTCTGTGCCGGTTTCGTCGGCGGTGAAGGCGGCGTAAAACGGGCTTCCCAGTTCCTTCGCGAAGTAATCGAAGGCCCAGCGACGTGCATTGGTCATCGCCACCAGGCGGTAATCTTTGGCAAGTTGGGCCAGCGCTTCGGCGCTGTCGTCAAAGGCCTTCCAGCGTTTTGCGGAAACGCGCAGCCGCTCACCACACTTTCGCTCAACCGGCAGGCCGAGGTTTGGCGCGATCGCCAGATAGACGCGAATGAGATCATCCGGGAAGAGGTCGGCATCCCTGGAATAGCGCGCCGCGCGGTAAAGGCTTAAAGCCTCCTCGGCGTCGATCACGACGCCCGCGTCTGCGGCGATGCCGGCGAGGCACTCCGTAAGACCACCCTCGAAGTCGATCAGCGTGCCGACGACATCGAAGGTCAGATACGTGAAGTCATGAAGGCTCTTGCCCATCGCAATTTCCCAGTTCTCGGCCTCCTGAGGGAACGCCGGCTTCGTGAAGAAGAATATTCTGTTCCCTGGCGAGGTGATTTTCCCGCTCTTGGTGAAAGGCCGGGATTTCTGGGATCCGGCCCTTTTTCTTGAACTGAGTTTGGCAGCTGTCCCAAACCAGAGTCTCCGAAAACAGGCTGTGGCGCGGCACAAAATACCGAAGATGACGGTTCCGCGACATATTGCGGCTCGGGTTTCTCAGGCCACAAGGGCCCGCCGGATATCGTTGTCGGCGAGCGTCTCGTCGAGCGTCCTGCGCGTACGCTCCACGATCGCGTCGATTTCCGCCTCCGTGCAACAGAGTGGTGGGGCGTAGCCGAGCACGCCATTGGCGAAGGCGCGGATGACGAGACCATTGTTCCAGGCGCGGTCGAAGATGCGGCGCGCCGGTTCTGCAGCGGCTGGAAGGGGAGTCTTGCGTTCCTTGTCGACGACGAGCTCGATGGCAGCCAACATGCCGCGGCCGCGGACGTCGCCGACGAGCGGATGGTCCTTCAGGCTCTCGAGCCCGGCCATCAGCCGCGCTCCGGCTCTGCGGCCGTTTTCCAGCAGTCCGTCTTCGTAGAGTCGTAGAACCTCCAGACCGACGGCGGCGCTGACGGGATGGGCCGAATAGGTATAGCCATGTCCGACGGCGGAGGTGCCGGCGCCATCGGCAATCGTCTGGTAGACGTGTTCCGACATGAACAGGGCACCCATCGGCACGTAGCCGGATGTGAGGCCCTTGGCGACCGTCAGGAGGTCCGGCACGATGTCATCCTCAGAACAGGCAAATAGCGGACCTGTGCGCCCGAAGCCGGTGATGACCTCGTCGGCGACAAAGAGGATATCGAGCTCGCGGCAAACGGCACGCATTGCCTTCATCCAGCCCTTGGGCGGCACGAGCACGCCGCCCGATCCCTGGATCGGTTCCGCA contains these protein-coding regions:
- a CDS encoding NAD(P)/FAD-dependent oxidoreductase yields the protein MPAPLKFVATTPQLPAQADAVIIGGGIVGVFAAYYLARRGLTVALVEKGRIGAEQSSRNWGWCRQQNRDARELPMATKSLDLWESFAAETGEDTGFRRCGLFYLSNSDEELAGWARWRDFARTAGVTTHMLDSVEATERGRATGKPWKGGVFSPTDGTADPASAAPAVAAAALKLGGTVHQSCAARGIETEGGRVCGVVTEHGTIRTKIAVLAGGAWASSFCHQLGIRFPQASIRSSILSVSPGATGLPDALHTTAVSVTRRSDGGYTLAISGGGRVDLTPQQLRFAPQFLPMFVRRWRSLAPGGLQGIRSGHETLARWRLDAPTPMERMRILDPAIDKQTIRTTHLRALELLPALKNTKIAATWAGYVDSTPDGVPGIGEIATVPGFVLAAGFSGHGFGIGPGAGHLIADIVTGDEPIVDPRPYHPDRFLTSAWGKVADF
- a CDS encoding Lrp/AsnC family transcriptional regulator; this translates as MKLDRIDIKILYELQKNGRITNVELAELVALSPSPCLMRVKKLQSEGYIGGYSAQINVGKLGQTLTVFTEITLKNHRQIDFARFLAAIEKVDNVIECHLVSGGYDYLLKFVTAGIGEYQTIMERLTDMDVGIDKYFSFVVLKSPIVKAHMPLTSLFPM
- a CDS encoding ABC transporter ATP-binding protein produces the protein MTNLVEICDLKVEATTDSGRHVEIIKGVSLAVAKGEIVALIGESGSGKTTIALTLMGHARPGCRISGGIVSVAGKNMVALSEKQRAKVRGTEVAYVPQSAAAAFNPATTIMDQVIEVTRIHGLMSPDEARTRAVELFRALSLPEPDTIGSRYPHQVSGGQLQRLAAAMALIGDPKLVIFDEPTTALDVTTQIEVLRAFKAVMKKGGIAGVYVSHDLAVVAQIADRIVVLKGGEAKETGTTEEILNEAKHPYTRELLAAFEPKSRGPVAAAPTSPAPLLKIEDLVAGYGQRQTDGLPLVRAVEHVSLKVEKGRNLGIIGESGCGKSTLARAIAGILPAAVGKIVFDGKELSRSARERSRDQLRQMQIVFQYADTALNPAKSVEDILDRPLVFYHRMDRKARSARIDELLDMVRLPRNLRHRRPGELSGGQKQRVNFARALAADPKLILCDEITSALDTVVAAAVIDLLKDLQRDLGLSYIFISHDLSVVEAICDEIVVMYGGRKVEEIMPAKVKTPQHPYSQLLFSSVPKLDPTWLDGLQQDAELVRAYCRR
- a CDS encoding ABC transporter permease, with translation MTMTPSSTSTPLRKSGIRFGYRFNIVGMIGLAIILSWALVAIFAPLIIPYPVGEIVDVDYFGPMSRDLWLGSDYLGRDMVSRILMGARYTVGISLAAVTIACFSGVVLGMIAAVTGGWIDTILSRVLDALNSIPSKLFGLVVVAAVGSSIPVLILTLSVIYIPGSYRFARALAVNINAMDFITVARIRGENTLYLIRSEILPNIVGPVLADLGLRFVFIVLLLSGLSFLGLGVQPPYADWGALVRENIGGLPFGAPAVMFPSLAIASLTISVNLLIDNLPHKIRDRSE
- a CDS encoding ABC transporter permease; the encoded protein is MNNPVLSLVLGRLLIAVVTLLIVSFAVFFATTLLPGDTATILLGQAATPEAVAGLRNAMHLDEPALFRFLRWIVGLLHGDLGTSYANEMPVAKLIAGRFINTMKLAGVTALFSVPIALSLGITAAMLRGSLYDRIVTILTIGVISVPEFMVATSAVLIFAVYLKWLPALSFANEIHSLSDMLRVYAMPVITLTFVVSAQMIRMTRAAVIETLNTPYVEMALLKGASRPRIVFRHALPNALGPIVNAVALSLSYLLGGVIIVETIFNYPGIAKLMVDAVATRDLPLIQSCAMIFCLGYLILITAADIIAILSNPRLR
- a CDS encoding ABC transporter substrate-binding protein, translated to MNDKITNWTTSDDTRVENAIRRGATRRELLHMMLAGGVAMSAGGLILSRASQALAATPVSGGALKAAGWSSSTADTLDPAKASLSTDYVRCCSFYNRLTFLDQNGVPQMELAETIESKDAKTWTVKLKKGVTFHDGKPLTADDVVFSLKRHLDPAVGSKVAKIAAQMTGFKAVDKQTVEITLANPNADLPTILSMHHFMIVADGTTDFSKANGTGAFVKEVFEPGVRSVGIKNKNYWKSGPNVDSFEYFAISDDNARVNALLSGDIHLAASINPRSMRLVETQADAFVLSKTTSGNYTNLNMRLDMEPGSKRDFIEGMKYLVNREQIVKSALRGLGEVGNDQPVSPANFYRNADLKARAFDPEKAKFHFEKAGVLGQSVPVIASDAATSSIDMAMIIQAAGAEIGMKLDVQRVPSDGYWDNYWLKAPVHFGNINPRPTPDILFSLLYASEAPWNESQYKSEKFDTMLIEARGSLDQNKRKAIYNEMQVMVAEEAGTIIPAYISNVDATTAKLKGLEANPLGGQMGYAFAEYVWLEA
- a CDS encoding HAD-IA family hydrolase, with the protein product MGKSLHDFTYLTFDVVGTLIDFEGGLTECLAGIAADAGVVIDAEEALSLYRAARYSRDADLFPDDLIRVYLAIAPNLGLPVERKCGERLRVSAKRWKAFDDSAEALAQLAKDYRLVAMTNARRWAFDYFAKELGSPFYAAFTADETGTEKPDPVFFEKVFDFVAAEGSSKDEILHVAQSQYHDIGISRELGMSNCWIERRHGQKGYGGTIEPAKFTEPDYHFTSLKGLANAVAAARG
- a CDS encoding aspartate aminotransferase family protein, whose amino-acid sequence is MFSNSLIELDRAHLIHPVASYRGHENLGVRVLTSAFGATVTDANGKQLIDGFAGLWCVNAGYGHDSIVEAAAKQMRELPYATAYFGLGSEPAIRLASELADRAPGDLNHVYFTLGGSDAVDSTIRFIRYYWNARGRPGKDQFISIEQGYHGSSTVGAGLTALPAFHAGFGLPFDWQHKIPSHYAYRNPVGTEPEAIIAASIAALKQKIEELGGAERVAAFYAEPIQGSGGVLVPPKGWMKAMRAVCRELDILFVADEVITGFGRTGPLFACSEDDIVPDLLTVAKGLTSGYVPMGALFMSEHVYQTIADGAGTSAVGHGYTYSAHPVSAAVGLEVLRLYEDGLLENGRRAGARLMAGLESLKDHPLVGDVRGRGMLAAIELVVDKERKTPLPAAAEPARRIFDRAWNNGLVIRAFANGVLGYAPPLCCTEAEIDAIVERTRRTLDETLADNDIRRALVA